atgtacaatttctatttgcatttcaagttatgaaaatgattcgttaaacatgtaaaaaaatataacttttttctactcgaattctgaattttttgtctgaatttagatcaactgtgctaatatagtataccaaaatgaaaaaaataactcaaatttcagatatttgaggttgtgctgtaaataatgataccaaacaaggcaagaaaaacatattttaaaagtgaaatatagaagtaaaatcaaaagtagtcaagaacggccaattatacccgggaccccagagggttaaaaaaagacttgaaaggacttgaaattcaaagtttcggacttgggacttgacttgaaagttgtctgtcttgacttgcgacttgactctgacttgcttgactttacttgagacttgacttgtgacttgaggataaagacttgggacttacttgagacttgcaaaacaatgacttggtcccacctctgatTCATACTAATAAGACCTTTAATAATAGTGCTAGTAAGTAATACTGCTGAGCGCTAATTAATGCGTCTCCATGCTGAGCCCACTCCTAACAGTAGAGGGCAGCAGAGTGATCACACCAGCTTAAAAGATGCGTCATATAGACTGGAGAAGCAGCAACACTGGCTGGTCTCAGATCAGAGGGCTTGATTTCCCAGCAGCTTCTTATCCAAAAATTCTCTTTGCTCTCAGGCACgtgaagaaacaaagaaaggaaacttTGGAGAAACCAAGCTCTCGTCTTacttatgtatatgtatatatatatatatttatcaacACACCTCTGGTTTAATATAGATTACGTACAGAGCAACATTTGTgttcattacacacaaacagattgGGCCGTTTCCTCGTACACAGACATCAGAGGGTATTTGGTTGCCGACATCCACAGAACAGCTTTGGATCATTGCTAGTAAAAAATGACATTAGTGCAAATATaaccccaaaagaaaaaacacaaggtagaaaaaacacattggtTGCAAGGTTATAGCACACATGGGGACAAACACGTTCTGTGGTCAGAGTGGCAGCAAGGTCTACATATAAGTGTGCATCAGGACTTGGCATCCTAAAGTTATCAGTCTTTCACACTCGTTTCAAAGCATATTTCTTCCTTGCCGTGCTTCATCTGCTAAATGCAGTAGCAAAAAGAaagagtgtgtttttgtggggaaaaaagaagctgtGGCTCAGTTTGCTGGTATCAACAATTTATGGAGTAAACTGACTGACGAGCAGGAAAACGCTAATGGTCTTAGAAAATACAGGGTCTCTAATGAAAGGAGCTGATTGGCTCCTGCCATCAGCAACCAACAATGTGAATGATTGGTTGATCTGTGAGTGAGCTAAGCTTGCAACGGTAAGCACGAGTGAGAACCATAAACTAGAGCTAATGAGGCCAAAATCCGAGCTCCTTTTCGGCTCTGTGGACTAATTTATACCTCGTCTCTCCATCTTCCCCTTAGTCCATTTGCAGCGTGTGACCTTAACAATAAAGTTGCTTTAACAGTAATACAAAAGTTTGGCGATGAGGAAtagaacagtttttttttctgctgggaCCAGCCAAACAAGTCTGAATCAGATATTGAAGTAGTATAAAAGCAAAAGCTTGACACATGTAAGTTCTTCAATGTGAACCAAGAGTTCACACTGCACCCCTCAGCTAGGCCATACCATGTGTCCTCTGCTTAGCACCAGGCTTTAGGTCATGTGAATGTCAATAAACAACATTCAGTCTGCTAACGCTCAGTATTCACTAAATCACAACACTACTGACACCcagcagtgaaaaacaaaaaatgtggaGAATTTCTAGACGTTATGAAATGTTAAGACTTTGTCACGGTATAAAATACAACCATCAGTAATCGATAGTCTGATCAATTTTTAGATAAATCGTGGCACCCAAACACTACGAAATATACAGCGGTGAAAGTTAAAGCTGTACAAACAAAGGCAGGAGCAACCATCGCCCTAAATGTCGGGCATCAAAAGGTAAGGGGTAAAAGCATGACtgtagggagaaaaaaagaaagaaaaagccgtGATGGAAATccgattttcacattttctggaCATGGTGTAAAATTCCCAATTCATTCTGAGATGAGATTAGTGCATCctgtttttgtattaaatttGAATCCCTGTGAAAgaacatgtggaaaacaacTGCACCTGTGATGAAATCACTGCTGGCATGGGTTACACCTATCATGGGATACGTTTCACTGCTCCAAGACAACTGCCTAACGAGTACTAACATTTTGTAAAGCTGCGAtcattgtcctctttttttacattttttaatgccgAGTGATGAATTTCTGCTTAGAGATTGTTTTAGATCATTTGAAACATAACATGGATATGAAGTTGGACATGATGGGAGAGCCAACAGCAAACAGCTGGACAAGTAGAATAGGGATTATTTAGATTGTGTAATtatatatgcatgtatgtatgttgtgtgtgtgttaaaatggAGCTCAGGGGTtgaatggaggaggaggtggaggacgtGGAGGAGGTTCCACTGAATGGGGAGTTGGTGGGTTAGATTGTGATGATGGACCAGTAGAGTTTGCCTGGCTGTCCACAAGGGAGACTGATTTTAGCTGAGGGGGGGATTCGGGTTTAGCAGGGTTCGCCTCTGCTTAGGTCAGTACCTGTGAAGTTGGTTGGTGAAAGGTGGAGACAGAATGGCAGAGAGATGCAGGAGCGTCGGGTGTGTCTGATGTGTAAGAGGTAGAGAAAGAAGATGCAGAAGGGTGATCTGCAGGGGACTGGTGGAGCACAGAATCAGTtgcaagaggagaagaagaacaagaggAAGATGATAATGGAGGTTTGACGATGGGCAGGGGAGCAGACATGCCAGTGGGGGAGGTGGAAGAGGAGGTTTCCCCTGCTGATGTGGCAGTTTCATTATCTCCCTCCTGCTTTACTGACGCTCCCTCTTTCCTGTCATCCAGTAGAGTGCCTTCTTCCTGTCCTGCAgggttctgattggctgcaggtGTACCTCGGGTAGCTCCACCGTTAGTTGGTGATTGGCTCTTGGTTGTGAACGACAGAGAGGGCATCAGACAGCCAGCGTGGAAGAAATGACTGCACGGAGTGAACACAGCACTGGTCATGTCCTGGAACAAATCAAATTTCACATTAGCCTAGCTTTTAAAGCCCCAGATTAAGTCTGGGTCATGCATCCTCTttagataaacataaaaactgttCATACCTGGAAGCAGATAGCACAGATGTCATTATACTGCTCCAGCTGTGTATTGCTAGCTGTAGGGAGGCTTTTTATCTTGTTTACAGCATCTCTCCTGAACAGGAAGCTCTGCCAGCCCAGCTGGGCTCTGAGCCAGACGTTATAGTACGAGTGGACCAAGATGATGGTGCTTCCCATCACACTCCACTCGCCAAATACAGTCTCTGATACACCATAGCACACCACGCACACCGCAACCTGGTGAGGTAACAAATCACTGACAGTGAGGCAGAGACAGTGCTGATGCATTACATGACAGtgtctgtttacagtcagaactTAGCAAagagttggtgtgtgtgtgtgtgtgacacatagCAGAAACTCCAGCAATCTGTAGCTCCCATTTACACAATATATGACTTCATCCATGTTCTACACTGGAGCTTTACGAAACTCCTCCACCATGAAGAGAACAACAGATCAACAGAGTGCCAAGCACCTGGCGGTAGAGTGTTTCAGAGTTATTATggaattaaaaaacaagcaaatatacatgtttaattattattgggCTGAACTGTTTGGGTAGAGCAAGtttaaactatttaatttaACGTTTTTGCACACTGCGATGCGGTTGTGTGTTACCTGGAGAGAGGTGAGGattgaggaggagatgatgatgagaagcCAGAAGTCCATGTGGAAGAACTGGCAGATCATATAAGCCATGTACGCTGGAAAGATCAGcaggaagagacagagagaaactgcACGGAAGTGCTTCCACAAACTCCTACGGGACGGGCagcaaaaccagcatatgaGAAAGCAGGCAGGTTGATAGCAGGCTTTGCAAACACACTTTCAGTCAGATTGATGTCAAAAAGACAAACTGCCTGTTTAGGAATGAAGAAAGAAGGACAGTACACCGTAGTATTACTTAATTTATGATGTTAGCATGAGTTGTACTGATGACCATAGATAATGAATTCTGTGATAATTAACTAACTGCCCATAGTTATTAATAGTTGTTTAtgatcagtaaaaataaaacaaacagtgggacacagagttttcttaaaaataaacacatgaaaaaagtcTTTGGTATATTATCTTAGTTGCCTCTAGATGCTCCCAGGGCTAGGACTATAGGACTATAGCTATCTCCAGCATGGACTGCAGGATGGAAGCAGCAACAATAAAGAGGACGATAGAGAGGAGGAAGGCTCTGTGGATGACCTGCAGCTCAATGAGGCCAGTTTGGACAGCAAGGATTAGCAAGGTGATAGCTTCAGTCATCCCCCtgcacagagaggaaacacattAGAGTTGACACACCACACAATTATATGCCTTGGCTTTGCATTCAAGTTGGAGATCATATACACGTTTATCCAGACTTGACCTTTGGGTATACAATGTCAATTATTTTATCCTATTAGACAGTTGTGTGAAATGCAGACATCCTTAAAGAATAGTTCTAGATATGTGTGTTTCCACACGAAGAGAGGTtgaaacagactaaactaacacacacgtgtgtgtgtgtgtgtgtgtgtgtgtgtgtgtgcacgtgtgtgtgcgcgtgaatACAAAGCTAAAGCACGAAAATGAGTGCGACTGTTTGCGGATGGCACGTTATCTAAACACGGTGAAACAGCaaagtcagagaagaagaacaagcacCACAGCTAGCTCTGCGAGCCTGCTGCCAGTGtgaaatgacacatttgtgGGCGCTTCCCATGGTGGcggcatgaaaagaagaaaaggagaaaggatggatgagttggtgcttagcggtgttgtgctaaaaaaatgatcgtcttccaaaaaccgatcgctcgtatttaaactgctataataacttgttggtctataatatgtgaaaacatatatcaaatgtatccttcacggatgaaatcaagtcatcttgagccacaaacaacattcctataacaaggtagaagctgcaatgagtttttggtagtgacttttatatatgctttatttatctagttccaaaaatgtggttgacgttaaaaaagaaaagtgtttgtttgttttttaaaaagcgtaatctgtgcaagaggacagcagatgttgcaagaaatctaagaatagttgtttaaagttatttgaagtggacaaagaggataaggcgtttgtaaaccctgttgagggaagtctatctagcaagatatgtaaagatattggagattaaaaaaagcccctagggaaacataggaaataattatttgtcaggcaatgacttgttggcagaagaagagtggtccttggtagccatgacaagaaggaggtcccataaatggggctgggctgtttgttgctggcaggtaaaagaaaaaacacagagaaaaatgaaaatcaggggaagtctaGGCcttggaattttcactccaaggtcccctgcctggacctccccctagcagatgAACATAGAGAGGTAGGGTAGGTGAGCCTAGGGCTCGAACCCAGGCCTCTATGTTACTAAGCTGCTAGCCCGCCACATGTCGCCACATGACGGGCAAACAAAAGCGGGAAAATTCCTCTATTTAAAGACCACAACGCGCACATCACGCACCCAGCCTTTTGGAAATGAGCTGGAGACCAGGCATTTTTGCACTCCAATACTTAGtaaatttcacacactcacacctgatTTTTTCCCTGCACACCTCTTTGGTTTGGGCCTGTTTTCTTCCTTCGTTGATATATGTGTAACTGATACATGAGATTGGCCCTTACCGCTGTATGGACTGATATATAGGGTGCCTTAAAGGCCGCCTTAAAACTAAGTGTTTCCCTGAGCTTTTAATTGCggcttgaaaaaagtaaaaagaaatgaaaaaaagagagagagagaaaaatggagGCAGGCTTGAGCTTCGTCTTTCACTCTGGGCCTACCCTGCTGTAGCAGACGGACTACTATCAGAGACTCGAACTAGGGTCGTTAAACTCTGGAGTCCGAATGCTGGCCTCTTAACGCTGTACACCACTCAGCAGGGCGAGTAAACTttggaaaaaaaggacatttatcttttgttcttcaattttttatttttttttgttatcgtttttctAAATCTATTAAGCTTCTTGTGCAATAttgttccacacaaattacacatggacaCCTAGCTATTTTTTTATTGGCATTCACAAGATGGGACTggatgttggacggcttaccaaagccttcctgctacccgaaTCCCTGCTTGGAAACCTGCTGGCCGCGGCAGCACCATGTTTTCACCACACTCTTCCGCTTCAGCTGTCTTTTTGCCTCATGGCTATACCCACACTGACCACTCcttcaatgaaggtaaatacaagcaggtcattctgaaaaacacacacagcttatcatcttatccttctacaacacctaaaagcactctgttcatttcttcgctagattagccgctagcatacacgctgctgtgttagaggcttgttgctacctagttagccatgctgcacacctgttactctgtatttgtcaatgattcagcactccttcggttttgttatccatttttagacagtaatgagatcatctgcacactccacagagctccagagttactgttcatagcaaAAGTGTAATGCTGTCCTTGGAGATTTTCAcctaagactgtgagtgtgagtgtgtaatggatttcaaagtgtttaagtgttcagagcactctacagcctggtaaggtggcaagtttgaaaagagcagcagaaggtatcagtactgtagtgtaacttgttcttttcctttcctAACAGTGAACAGAGTGCCGATTATTATCGACAGCTACGTCCACCCGGGGTGAAAGTAGTgtgggagaccatcaggacccaGCTGGGTTTCcttggtccagaggtttggagaaacctcttccttttctttcatcacagctgtcctgtgccagatgttctgttgacccactgagagaggcgTGTTTGAGAAAgatcaggaagactgaagctcatggtAGGAATGAAGGAGGACCttgtgagctccaccagcagctccctcacaaggAACTGTTCACAAGTCCACTGCAGGCACGCCCCAGAAGATGGATAAAGGCAGCGTTTCATGAAGACACTGGAACCAATCTATCTTCATAACAGTGAGTTTTATCAACAGGTCATATGCTCTTGAGACATAGTCTGGCGATAGCGATTATACACAAATTGTGGGTGTGTTTAAATTGTAGCAGCTATGTGGTGTAGCTTAtagcaacatgtactgtgtgcTCTGGATGCTTTGTAGGTGAAAGCAGCATAGTTCACTACAAAAAGCTTTCATGGTCAACATTCTGCCTCTATAAAGCAAAAATGTATCAGGAATTCATAGATCAAACTTTATGAGTCCCTCGGTGGGTTCAGCCTATCATGCATTTTAATCTCCTTTccaataaacacagagtgacatgatttgaaagttgaaattgtttccaattaaccaacttgtttcatttgagtttatctgataaaaaaaatgctggtaAGTAAGCTTGTTGCAGTATTGGATGTAAATTGTGTATGCTGCTGAAATATCTAACAGACCAAAATCTTTTCAGTGGTGAATGATATTAGGAAAAGCCGTAGATCTTGTTTTCTAACTGCATTGTAAGTAGCAGACAATGAGGGATGGCGTTCAGCTGCAGTTAAAGAGGCTAATGTTACAGCCGTACCCAAGCTGCCCCCTGCCTTTGGCCACACAGCTGTGTAAATACATTTGGCGAGGTGGCTTTTGGTCTGACTGTAGACTGAGTTTAAATGACAGTTGCACTTGCACTGGGTGACTGATCTCCATTTCCTGGACAGTAAAAGCAGGGTTCCCTTCTTGGAGTTAGTCAAGTCAGATTTTAGGGTAAGTTAAAGAGGTTGTTGTCTATATTATGCTAAATGCTCATGCCTCCATGGATAATGCTGCAGTTTCCCAGACATGGATTAAGCCTAGTGCTAGGCTTAAAGTTGTTTAAATGGAGGTCTTCACTGAATTATTCTTTTAATCTGGGACTAGAAATAACCCATATCTGGGAAACCCTTTGAAAACATCTTTAGTAggcattataaaaaaaacaaacttgctgaagtgcatttttagaataatttgaaacatgaATTCTGTCCATGATTACTTTCAAGCAGACTTCTTCTAAAATTGCAAGGGTCATAGTTGCCTCGGTCTGTCATAGCGTTCGATGTCTGTACTTTAGCCCAGACAGATCTGTGTTAAACCACTGTGAGATATCGGTCATCTGTGTGCTTGTGCAAGTGTGTCTGAAACTGGGGGACCTGATCATAAATGTGTGTCTCCATTGAGCTACAAGTGATCAAAGAAAAGTGCTTCAAAGTGTTGGTTCTGGCATATAAATGAGACAGACCCCAGTGAAATTTAACTGGGGTGATGGGTAAAAATGAACTCCTACCACAGGAAGGCAgcagctctgctgtctgtaGAGACAAGGTCAGAGTTTCAGACCGTCAATCATTTAGGGATGAAAAGTAATCTTTGCCTAAATGTAATAGTTGAttgcactgcagcacagctttcttgatgaggaagagcagctgtgctgtgatgtcaGCTTCAGCTGCCCAGCATGCACACCTGAAATGTTGGTGGTTTCagttgatgggaagagaaaGCTATATCACTTCAGCAAAACGAAAGGTGCTCATTGTcgatgttctttgtttttgtgtctttatgcATATATTTCTATATACCTTCCATGGTTAGACTTTATTGTTTCTCTGATGTTGCTCTGATGGCCGTGACTTTTTTGATGGCGTCTTTGTTGCTgaatagggctgccacgattagtcgactagtcacgattacgtcgactatcaaatcgtcgacgactgatttaatagtcgacgcgtggtttgaagctttgtaagatcacaaaagacgcaggaataagtagtaggatttaagagtgtaataacggactgaaacagaagatggcagcactgcatgtacaaggatgccagctgccgttacactccgaagaagaagcagcagtgtcccagaattcatagcgcggccctgctc
Above is a genomic segment from Oreochromis niloticus isolate F11D_XX unplaced genomic scaffold, O_niloticus_UMD_NMBU tig00008474_pilon, whole genome shotgun sequence containing:
- the LOC109198248 gene encoding RING finger protein 145-like isoform X1 translates to MAYMICQFFHMDFWLLIIISSSILTSLQVAVCVVCYGVSETVFGEWSVMGSTIILVHSYYNVWLRAQLGWQSFLFRRDAVNKIKSLPTASNTQLEQYNDICAICFQDMTSAVFTPCSHFFHAGCLMPSLSFTTKSQSPTNGGATRGTPAANQNPAGQEEGTLLDDRKEGASVKQEGDNETATSAGETSSSTSPTGMSAPLPIVKPPLSSSSCSSSPLATDSVLHQSPADHPSASSFSTSYTSDTPDAPASLCHSVSTFHQPTSQVLT
- the LOC109198248 gene encoding RING finger protein 145-like isoform X2; this encodes MHQHCLCLTVSDLLPHQVAVCVVCYGVSETVFGEWSVMGSTIILVHSYYNVWLRAQLGWQSFLFRRDAVNKIKSLPTASNTQLEQYNDICAICFQDMTSAVFTPCSHFFHAGCLMPSLSFTTKSQSPTNGGATRGTPAANQNPAGQEEGTLLDDRKEGASVKQEGDNETATSAGETSSSTSPTGMSAPLPIVKPPLSSSSCSSSPLATDSVLHQSPADHPSASSFSTSYTSDTPDAPASLCHSVSTFHQPTSQVLT
- the LOC109198248 gene encoding RING finger protein 145-like isoform X3; the protein is MDEVIYCVAVCVVCYGVSETVFGEWSVMGSTIILVHSYYNVWLRAQLGWQSFLFRRDAVNKIKSLPTASNTQLEQYNDICAICFQDMTSAVFTPCSHFFHAGCLMPSLSFTTKSQSPTNGGATRGTPAANQNPAGQEEGTLLDDRKEGASVKQEGDNETATSAGETSSSTSPTGMSAPLPIVKPPLSSSSCSSSPLATDSVLHQSPADHPSASSFSTSYTSDTPDAPASLCHSVSTFHQPTSQVLT